Proteins encoded by one window of Dendropsophus ebraccatus isolate aDenEbr1 chromosome 4, aDenEbr1.pat, whole genome shotgun sequence:
- the TWF2 gene encoding twinfilin-2, with translation MAHQTGIHATPELKEFFAKARNGSIRLIKVVIEDEQLVLGAHKDLRKSWDQDYDAFILPLLEDSQPCYILYRLDSQNAQGYEWLFLSWSPDHSPVRLKMLYAATRATVKKEFGGGHIKDEVFGTVKEDITLSGYQRHVSSCAAPAPLTAAERELREIKINEVKTEISVESKQQTLQGLSFPLRPEGVEAIQHLKQRKINYIQLKLDQEKETIDLVHTKHTDVQDLPARIPKDTARYHFFLYKHSHEGDYLESVVFIYSMPGYKCSIKERMLYSSCKNRLLETVEQDFQLEIAKKIEIEDGSELTSEFLYDEVHPKQHAFKQAFAKPKGPAGKRGQKRLIKGPGENGEDS, from the exons ATGGCGCACCAGACCGGTATACACG CTACCCCAGAACTGAAAGAATTCTTCGCAAAGGCTCGAAATGGATCTATCCGGCTGATAAAAGTGGTCATCGAAGATG AACAGCTTGTGTTGGGAGCTCACAAGGACCTGAGGAAGAGCTGGGACCAAGACTATGATGCCTTCATCCTTCCGCTCCTAGAGGACAGTCAGCCATGTTACATCCTGTATCGTCTTGACAGCCAGAACGCCCAGGGTTACGAGTGGCTTTTCTTGTCATGGTCACCTGATCATTCCCCG GTACGGCTGAAGATGTTGTACGCAGCAACAAGGGCAACAGTCAAGAAAGAGTTTGGCGGTGGACACATTAAGGACGAAGTGTTTGGCACAGTAAAG GAAGACATCACTCTCAGCGGATACCAGAGACACGTGTCATCCTGTGCTGCTCCAGCGCCGCTCACCGCAGCTGAGAGGGAACTGCGTGAGATCAAAATCAATGAG GTGAAGACTGAGATCAGTGTAGAGAGTAAACAGCAGACCCTGCAGGGATTGTCCTTTCCACTGAGACCTGAGGGGGTAGAGGCCATTCAGCACCTGAAGCAGCGGAAAATCAATTACATACAGCTG AAATTGGATCAAGAGAAGGAGACCATTGATCTGGTTCATACAAAGCACACTGATGTCCAGGACCTGCCGGCAAGGATCCCCAAGGACACAGCACGTTACCACTTTTTCCTTTATAAACACTCCCATGAGGGGGATTACCTGGAGTCTGTAG TTTTTATTTACTCCATGCCGGGCTATAAGTGCAGTATCAAGGAGCGCATGCTGTACTCAAGCTGTAAGAATCGACTTCTAGAAACCGTGGAGCAGGACTTTCAATTGGAAATTGCAAAAAAG ATTGAAATTGAGGACGGTTCTGAGCTGACTTCCGAGTTCCTATATGATGAAGTGCACCCCAAGCAGCACGCCTTTAAACAAGCTTTTGCCAAGCCCAAAGGACCTGCTGGAAAGCGTGGACAGAAGCGTCTGATTAAAGGGCCAGGTGAAAATGGCGAGGACAGTTAA
- the LOC138789851 gene encoding troponin C, slow skeletal and cardiac muscles gives MDDIYKAAVEQLTEEQKSEFRAAFDIFVQDAEDGCISTKELGKVMRMLGQNPTPEELQEMIDEVDEDGSGTVDFDEFLVMMVRCMKDDSKGKSEEELSEIFRMFDKNVDGYIDLEELKLMLQATGETITEDDIEELMRDGDKNNDGRIDYDEFLEFMKGVE, from the exons ATGGATGACATCTACAAGGCAGCG GTTGAACAACTTACAGAAGAACAAAAAAGTG AATTCAGAGCAGCTTTCGACATTTTTGTACAAGATGCAGAGGATGGATGCATCAGTACAAAGGAACTGGGCAAAGTGATGAGAATGCTGGGGCAGAACCCCACCCCTGAGGAGCTACAGGAGATGATAGACGAggtagatgaggatg GAAGCGGCACTGTAGATTTCGATGAGTTCCTTGTCATGATGGTCCGGTGTATGAAAGATGACAGTAAAGGAAAGTCAGAGGAGGAATTATCTGAAATTTTCCGCATGTTTGACAA AAATGTTGATGGGTACATTGATCTTGAGGAGCTGAAACTCATGCTGCAAGCGACTGGTGAGACCATAACCGAGGACGACATTGAGGAGCTGATGAGAGACGGCGACAAGAATAATGACGGCAGAATTGATTATGATG AATTTTTAGAGTTCATGAAAGGGGTTGAATAA